The Camelina sativa cultivar DH55 chromosome 16, Cs, whole genome shotgun sequence sequence CGAAGTTCAAGTTCCAACCTTTCTCTGAACTCTTAGCTCTAAGCAGATTCATCCCTTGAGCATAACTACAGATCTTGGAAGCGTACAAAGCTTGCCTAACATCATCAACCAATCTCTTCTTATCGATTCCGCTCGACGCAGAACCAATCTCTTCTTTCAAACCAGCTTCTTTCAACACTTTCGCAGCGTTCTCCCTCTCGTCTTTCAATCCACTCAAGTACCTACAATCCAACGAAGCAGCAATCGTAGGAGCCGCCACAGAAAGCTCTGCCGCTTGCTGAACAGTCCATTTCCCGGTACCTTTCATACCAGTCTTATCCAAAATCTTATCCACTAACTCACCATCACCAAACTCATCCTTAACCCTAAATATATCAGAAGTAATCTCAACCAAGAAACTCTCAAGCTCACCTCGGTTCCACTCCGTGAAGATCTCAGCAAGCTCCTCATTGCTCAATCCACCAACGTTCTTCAACACATCATAAGCTTCAGAGATCAGTTGCATATCTCCATACTCAATCCCATTATGAACCATCTTCACGAAGTTTCCAGATCCACCTTCTCCGATGTAAGTAACACAAGGTCCATCTTCAACCTGAGCTGCTACTTTCCCCAAAATGTCCTTGATGTTATCATAAGCTTGAAACGATCCACCAGGCATTAACGAAGGACCGTTACGAGCTCCTTCTTCGCCGCCGGAGACTCCCATACCTAAATAGAGCAACcctttcttctcagcttcggagATCCGTCGCTCTGTGTTCTGATACCACTCGTTACCACCGTCGATGATGCAGTCTCCGGGCTCCATGTACTCGGAGAAGGCATCGATTGTTTGGTCAACGGGAGCTCCAGCTTTGACGAGGATGATGAGAGATCTAGGCCGTTGGATCGAGAGGACGAAATCTCGAGGAGAGTATTGGCCGGAGACTGGGAGGTTTCCCTCGACGGCGGCTCGATCTAGGGTTTCGTCGACTTTGGAAGTGGTTCGATTGTAGACTGAGATCGGGAAACCTTTCTCGGCGATGTTTAGGGCGAGGTTCTGGCCCATTACGGCGAGTCCGGCGAGACCGATTCGGGAGAGAGCTGCGGACTCCATTGGAGAGAAGATAGAGAGGATCTTTtgtgtagagagagagaaaatgaagtagTGGAGTGATGAGAGAGAGTGGGGCGGAGATATTTATACTGTGAATTTGTTGGACGGACTCGTCGATGGAGCCAAGGGACAAACGAAAACGATGATctcaatgttttcttaaaaacgCAGTCGTTTGGTAGGTACTATGAACTCAGTTATttaaacgatgtcgttttgggCTCAAATATGATTCCAAAGTTAGTACCACCTCCCAAAACAGTAACGTtcattttttgattattttatatcCAACTTAGTGGGGGNNNNgggggggggggggggggggtgtaGGATTTATTTAGTCTCTAATCAtgtttcaaatttaatatagaTTATATTGTGAAATGATCTTTTAGGTATATCAAATATGGTACGTAGTGTCCATGTTGAAGTTGGACGCTACCTCTTCTTTTCGTCTCTTCAtgaatttcaattattttacatcaacttgatatttattattattagcctTTTCACGATGTTGAATGGTCGGACAACTTTTGCATATTCGAGTGTCTAAGTGGATGAATTAAAAACATGACAAGAGTTTTTCGACCAAAGCACTGACCAACCTAGCTAAGTAGCTAGTGATCCAGTTTCATGTCAAATGCACAAATTACTGCCGTGTTTAAACTACGTCAATACGtatattttgtgatttgtgtttttatattttttacgATTGTAATACGGAAATGTTGAAACCTTATCCTTTATAGACTTATCGTTAGTTGGTGGGAACAACAACATAAGTACCGGTAACCAAACCGCGATCGATTTGGTATGTAGCCAAATTATGAAAGCACAAGTCAACTTTTTAAACCACAAGATTACACtttatttattggaaaaaaaatcctagttatatatattaaaataaaaagtatgtgAATGTAACGACGGAGGAGACTTTGACCCTCTTGTGAcgctttgtttctttcttgcaATCAACCATGCGTCAGTAAGGACAAGTACTAAATCTAGGACGCTTTGTTGCACGCACATCAACAAAAATGTGACCAGTAGAGCAACTTACACTTTATTATTACAtcaccaaacccaaaaaaatattgaactacAGTTAACAACAAAAGTTCAATGCCCATCAACAAGTACATTAcacaaagtttcaaaaaaaaaaaatggtgacaAGACAAAGAAATGGATATATGGAGAGCCACAAacttttcttaaatatataaagttggagGAGTCATTCATCAAGCTTCACCAACCTTGCCAATGAGTGACTTTCGGATCTACACACATTCAAGAACAAAAGCTAAATGcttagaagaagaacaaattgGAGGACAAATGGGAAGAGTTTTGCAAATGGGGTATTTTTGTCTAACCTCGGGAAGTTTCTTGCGGAAGGCAACCTCCAACCTCGCATCAAGCGTGTTTTCACACACGATTTTCCCATCACGAGAAGCCAACACCACTCCTCCTGCACTGTTGTATATACATATCCGCAAGTGTCATTTGGTATTAGAGTTTTGATTCTTTCATAGTTTTGAGTGTTTTCGTTTGATGAAAATCTAATTACCAGGAAAGAGCATGAGGATCATCATCTGAAGGAGCAGGGGGAAGGAAAACGTCCTTGTCGACAACAATCTCAGGAGCATGAACCTTTGCTTTCTCACAATATTCATCAGTCGCTTCATCCAGCATAGACTCAACCATGTGAAGATCTTCTTCACGACAACGCAGTAACACTGCAGGCTCTTTTAATCTAAGCAAACACTACAAATCACATCCCAAACACAAAATTTAGAGAACAATTGTTACAGAGAAAAGAACAAATGAGCTTGTTTGTAACTTAAGACTGATCAGAACCTGAACAATGAGATCTTTCAAGAGATGTTTATACTGATGGTGATGAAGGTTGAAAAAGCCATGGTGGCTAACTTTCAAGAGTTTCTTAGCAGCctcttgtttcattgcattgACAATGTCATCTTGAGCTTGTAGAACATTGATCCTCGATGCATTCAGTTGCATTGAGTAATCACTATTACAgaacaattaacaaacaaagcaaacacatACAATTAGCTATGGCCTAAATCATAAAGACATAACCACACTCTATCTATCTTTcttaaagaaacaaagatagaTCTTAAGCAAGAAAAGAGGAACACATAATTATCAGATCTCAGTACAAACAGAGGAGGGGGAGGAGAGTGAGAAAGATGAGAGCTCACATCTTCTTTCTGACGTCGAcctgtttctccttcttctcataCTCTtgtataatcttcttcttctctgcttcaacTAGCTGCATGATACGATTCTTCATAAGGAAGtaagtgaagaagaggatgacgTGGACAGATATAAAGAAGAGAGCAAATACTTGGAACGAGAAAGAGGCTTGGCGGTTAAGGAATCAACTTAAAAGAGTcgtgaagctcttcttcttcattatgctTATTGTTGAAGATTGTGAATGAAGCGATGAGCTTCTAACCAAACGATGTGCTTGTAGAGAGATCAATGTTGATCTCTGTAATCGTTGCTTAGATCTATGTTGATCTGAGTGTATGATTCTTATCTTCTCTTTGTAAGTGTGAGCGTGTGTAATCAAAGCTATAGATATCTCAAAACTTAACATTGGTGCGGTGAAACTGAGATCGAAGCTTCAACGCGACGGCGATGGCGGAGTATGAGGCGAGTTTGAAGTTCTTATACGGTGAGCATCAGCGTTTGCGGCAGACGTCGGCGGAACATGAGGCGAGGTTCGATTCGTTGGATTTGACATTGAAAAAGATAAAGCAAACTTTATCGGCGTTGTCGAATCACCTTGAGAAACGTTCGATGCAACCGGAGTCTTCGCATCAAGCTTTACAGCTTCCGATCTTCATCGGAGGTGATCCAAAACAGTGGATCGCAAGGATTGAAGCTCAATTTGTTGGTGGTGAGTGTTCAGAGAAGGAGAAGTTGGCGTTCGTTTCCAATTTTCTCGGCGGCCAAGCAAAATCTTGGTTCCACAAGGAACAATCCTGGATTCCTTTCAATAGTTGGAACGAGGTGAAAGATGGTTTATTGTTAATGTTTGGAAACGATAGGGATCAAAAGCGTGTAGGTTTGGAGCTGGATCGCAAACTAGAACAGTGGATCAATGATTTTGATCGCAAGCATCAAAAGTCAGAAAACACTTTGGGCACAAGTGTCGACGTGATTCAAGAGATAGAATCAAGTGATGACATTGTGTTGCAGGCGAAATTGATTCCACAACATGCTTCCGCTTCGAGGGAAACGTTTTCACAGTTTCAGTGTGCACTCCAAGTGTTCGGTACAATGACTCTAAGAGACAAAAGAAGGCAGCAACGACGTAAGCAAAGCAAACATCCTAAGGCTTGGCGATTTAAGTTCAAAATGATGTCAAGAATAAGCCATCTCAAGGATTCTTGTTCTTTTGCTTCTGTTGGATCAAATGGGAAACATAACAGCTTTAAGCCTTGGAGAAGGATGAGACAGTCACCTCAGTCACAGTTTATTTGTAAAATGAGAATGAGACTGGATTTAAGAGGACTGTATCAGCTTTGTTGTGGTGAGGTGAAGTTTCACATGAAGCGTAAATGGACCCTGCAACTTCATAACACAAAGCCTGCAACTTCTCCAATTTCTGCTGCCACAGGTTTGGAGGATGAGGAAAGACACACTCTTAAGTCTCATAAGAGGATGAGGCATACACATATGAATTGGTTGATGTGTATATCGAGGTTGAGACTTGATTCAAGCAGCATGAAGCAATTTAATACTTCTGATATGCAGCCTAAGTTCTGGAGTAAAGTAGAATCAGGGGA is a genomic window containing:
- the LOC104753089 gene encoding 6-phosphogluconate dehydrogenase, decarboxylating 1, chloroplastic, producing the protein MESAALSRIGLAGLAVMGQNLALNIAEKGFPISVYNRTTSKVDETLDRAAVEGNLPVSGQYSPRDFVLSIQRPRSLIILVKAGAPVDQTIDAFSEYMEPGDCIIDGGNEWYQNTERRISEAEKKGLLYLGMGVSGGEEGARNGPSLMPGGSFQAYDNIKDILGKVAAQVEDGPCVTYIGEGGSGNFVKMVHNGIEYGDMQLISEAYDVLKNVGGLSNEELAEIFTEWNRGELESFLVEITSDIFRVKDEFGDGELVDKILDKTGMKGTGKWTVQQAAELSVAAPTIAASLDCRYLSGLKDERENAAKVLKEAGLKEEIGSASSGIDKKRLVDDVRQALYASKICSYAQGMNLLRAKSSEKGWNLNFGELARIWKGGCIIRAVFLDRIKKAYQRNPDLASLVVDPEFAKEMVQRQAAWRRVVGLAVSAGISTPGMCASLAYFDTYRRARLPANLVQAQRDLFGAHTYERTDRPGAYHTEWTKLARKNN
- the LOC104753090 gene encoding uncharacterized protein LOC104753090, with product MAEYEASLKFLYGEHQRLRQTSAEHEARFDSLDLTLKKIKQTLSALSNHLEKRSMQPESSHQALQLPIFIGGDPKQWIARIEAQFVGGECSEKEKLAFVSNFLGGQAKSWFHKEQSWIPFNSWNEVKDGLLLMFGNDRDQKRVGLELDRKLEQWINDFDRKHQKSENTLGTSVDVIQEIESSDDIVLQAKLIPQHASASRETFSQFQCALQVFGTMTLRDKRRQQRRKQSKHPKAWRFKFKMMSRISHLKDSCSFASVGSNGKHNSFKPWRRMRQSPQSQFICKMRMRLDLRGLYQLCCGEVKFHMKRKWTLQLHNTKPATSPISAATGLEDEERHTLKSHKRMRHTHMNWLMCISRLRLDSSSMKQFNTSDMQPKFWSKVESGDEIVLALEEAQTGIRLLPSSAAQFRLQENVFVESVFHSHTVLKASPMVYGKLHLQTRVAMDIPEHAVSSLRVPAFNTLLEDRDATIMTHFLHGDERFQVFHKWRSKALRFWRRNIYRNKYHVLFSFVQKMKASHVLVVTAIVWNRKTHLGIARLKVWHRWKHKVGKLQPCSEFMLWSLVHFQSGEGISLSELGSIPLCFCRAFLWRGWSIHESS
- the LOC104753091 gene encoding V-type proton ATPase subunit E3-like, with product MKNRIMQLVEAEKKKIIQEYEKKEKQVDVRKKIDYSMQLNASRINVLQAQDDIVNAMKQEAAKKLLKVSHHGFFNLHHHQYKHLLKDLIVQCLLRLKEPAVLLRCREEDLHMVESMLDEATDEYCEKAKVHAPEIVVDKDVFLPPAPSDDDPHALSCAGGVVLASRDGKIVCENTLDARLEVAFRKKLPEIRKSLIGKVGEA